A genomic segment from Paenibacillus sp. FSL K6-1096 encodes:
- a CDS encoding flagellar brake domain-containing protein, which produces MYPKINEHLYLQVASSDAAQSEIEYRARIADMEEDNFLIEIPMQEGNGRLKKLFVGDELSVYYITEGGIKNYFTTHVTGFKEEVIRMVRLRKPAPEAIYKIQRRSFLRVNAELELAVKDAMGSRFLVRTEDIGGGGASFLGDAKITLNIGDKLTCWLLVSYRNGSTEHVNFESEVVRIKKLDTGRNLVMIKFSAISDTERQKIIRYCFERQFDFRNR; this is translated from the coding sequence TTGTATCCCAAAATCAATGAACATTTATACCTTCAGGTTGCTTCCAGCGATGCGGCGCAGTCTGAGATTGAATACCGGGCCAGGATTGCCGACATGGAGGAGGATAACTTTCTTATTGAAATTCCGATGCAGGAGGGTAACGGGCGGCTCAAAAAGCTGTTTGTCGGAGATGAGCTGTCCGTATACTATATCACTGAGGGCGGCATTAAGAATTATTTCACCACCCATGTGACCGGGTTCAAGGAAGAAGTGATCCGGATGGTGCGGCTGCGCAAGCCTGCGCCCGAAGCGATTTACAAAATTCAGCGGCGCAGCTTCCTCCGCGTCAATGCCGAGCTGGAGCTGGCCGTCAAGGACGCCATGGGCAGCCGCTTTCTGGTGCGGACCGAGGATATCGGCGGCGGGGGAGCGTCTTTTCTGGGCGATGCCAAGATTACACTGAACATAGGGGATAAGCTGACCTGCTGGCTGCTTGTATCCTACCGCAACGGAAGCACCGAGCATGTGAATTTCGAGAGTGAGGTTGTTAGGATCAAGAAGCTGGATACCGGGCGGAATCTGGTGATGATCAAATTCTCGGCCATTTCCGATACGGAGCGCCAAAAAATTATCCGCTACTGCTTCGAACGGCAGTTTGATTTCCGCAACCGCTGA
- a CDS encoding polysaccharide deacetylase family protein, whose translation MKKVGKATITLLLAACLLSACSTGGNSGNTASGNEPSPSASVQPAATAQPSATPEAAASPEATPAAAGGGESTLAPQPTEAAAAPAEVPLLYHMNKNYDIVPNDEATNKKVVLLTFDDGPKEAAMINPLMDTLDKHKAKAIFFVNGYRVKEHPELLELIHSRGGIIGNHSWDHIVLKDKPEAEVKKQIEDVQKIVKETIGEAPHFFRPPHGAGGDVGKRIAAENGMLYMTWSNGSLDWEMKAKDTGKTEKLIANVTSQLHSGSNILMHELPWTVEALDSLLTTLEGKGYSFVDPRSIELKMR comes from the coding sequence ATGAAAAAAGTGGGTAAAGCAACAATTACGCTGCTCCTGGCGGCTTGTCTGCTGTCAGCTTGCAGCACGGGCGGAAATTCGGGGAACACGGCATCAGGAAATGAACCAAGTCCTTCCGCAAGCGTACAACCGGCCGCAACAGCGCAGCCGTCAGCAACACCGGAGGCTGCGGCTTCTCCTGAAGCTACGCCGGCTGCTGCCGGAGGCGGAGAGAGTACCTTAGCGCCGCAGCCGACTGAGGCTGCCGCCGCACCGGCGGAGGTGCCGCTGCTGTACCATATGAACAAGAATTACGATATCGTGCCTAACGATGAGGCTACGAACAAGAAGGTGGTCCTGCTGACCTTCGATGACGGGCCGAAGGAAGCGGCGATGATCAACCCGCTGATGGATACGCTGGACAAGCATAAGGCCAAAGCAATCTTCTTCGTCAATGGCTACCGGGTGAAGGAGCACCCCGAGCTGCTGGAGCTGATTCACAGCCGGGGCGGAATTATCGGGAATCACAGCTGGGATCATATTGTGCTGAAGGATAAGCCCGAAGCCGAAGTGAAGAAGCAGATTGAGGATGTCCAAAAAATTGTCAAAGAGACGATCGGCGAAGCGCCGCATTTCTTCCGTCCGCCGCACGGTGCAGGCGGTGATGTCGGCAAGCGGATCGCCGCCGAGAACGGCATGCTCTACATGACCTGGTCCAATGGCTCCCTGGACTGGGAGATGAAGGCCAAGGACACCGGCAAAACCGAGAAGCTGATTGCCAATGTGACCAGCCAGCTTCATTCCGGCAGCAATATTCTGATGCACGAGCTGCCTTGGACCGTAGAAGCGCTCGATTCCCTGCTGACCACGCTTGAGGGCAAGGGCTACAGCTTCGTCGATCCGCGCAGCATCGAGCTGAAGATGCGCTGA
- a CDS encoding metallophosphoesterase — protein MIWLLVLAAVFLGAGAVMAAAMVAAAFRSRLVTQDIFLERLPAAFDGYRILFITDTHRRRLPEELLLPLQGKVDAVFLGGDLTEKGSPMDRLLKNMKLAASIAPVYAVHGNHDYRANISLVDNIIRGSGARLLVDENCVIERAGARVILTGVDFPRQGGKKAYGPLPATGAPSADTCRIILVHDPLWLSMQEEVPADLILAGHTHGGQIVLPFIGQRHTDPFYRKYLAGMYELPRPQGSGMPPLKLLISRGFGTAHLPLRWGSPAELHVLTLRRSDNSVSK, from the coding sequence ATGATATGGCTGCTGGTTCTTGCGGCTGTATTCCTTGGCGCAGGAGCTGTTATGGCAGCAGCGATGGTTGCGGCTGCCTTCAGGAGCCGGCTGGTCACGCAGGATATCTTCCTGGAGCGCCTGCCGGCCGCCTTCGACGGCTACCGGATTCTGTTCATTACCGACACGCACCGCCGCCGTCTGCCGGAGGAGCTGCTGCTGCCGCTGCAAGGGAAGGTGGATGCGGTGTTCCTGGGCGGTGATCTGACGGAGAAGGGCAGCCCGATGGACCGCCTGCTGAAGAATATGAAACTGGCCGCTTCCATTGCACCTGTGTATGCTGTTCACGGCAATCATGATTACCGGGCGAATATCTCCCTGGTGGATAATATCATCCGGGGAAGCGGAGCCAGGCTGCTGGTGGATGAGAACTGTGTTATAGAGCGGGCGGGAGCGAGGGTGATCCTGACCGGAGTAGATTTCCCGCGGCAAGGCGGCAAGAAGGCCTACGGGCCTTTGCCTGCCACCGGTGCACCTTCTGCGGACACTTGCCGGATCATCCTGGTGCATGATCCGCTCTGGCTGTCCATGCAGGAGGAGGTGCCGGCCGATCTGATCCTGGCCGGGCACACCCACGGAGGCCAGATTGTGCTGCCCTTCATCGGGCAGAGGCACACCGATCCGTTCTACCGCAAGTATCTTGCGGGCATGTACGAGCTTCCCCGGCCGCAGGGCTCCGGTATGCCGCCGCTGAAGCTGCTGATCAGCCGCGGGTTCGGCACGGCGCATCTGCCCCTGCGCTGGGGGAGTCCGGCCGAGCTGCATGTGCTGACGCTGCGCCGGAGTGATAATTCCGTCTCTAAGTAA
- a CDS encoding type II CAAX endopeptidase family protein, with product MKKFKLGEFKIKKADPQQLTDKLLLVNLYITQGLTLFIGLIWILLQKRNPIHILNFPDSVHFVYWGLGLAAIMLAVDFLLTHIVPEDSMDDGGINELLFGNRPLWHIVVISAVVAVCEELLFRGAIQHSLGPYWTSILFAVIHVRYLRHWIPTGWVFLSSYGLGYIYIHSGSLWAPILCHFLIDLFSGMVIRYRRVS from the coding sequence ATGAAAAAATTCAAACTAGGCGAGTTCAAAATAAAAAAGGCCGATCCGCAGCAGTTAACAGACAAGCTGTTACTGGTTAATCTATACATTACACAAGGCCTTACGTTATTTATCGGTTTGATATGGATATTATTACAGAAAAGAAATCCTATTCACATATTAAATTTTCCGGATAGTGTACATTTCGTGTACTGGGGTCTCGGCCTCGCGGCTATTATGCTGGCTGTTGATTTCCTGCTGACCCATATTGTTCCTGAAGACAGCATGGATGACGGGGGGATCAATGAGCTTCTTTTCGGCAACCGGCCGCTGTGGCATATCGTTGTTATTTCGGCTGTGGTTGCCGTCTGCGAGGAGCTGCTGTTCCGCGGAGCGATCCAGCATTCACTCGGGCCATACTGGACAAGCATACTGTTCGCGGTCATCCATGTGCGGTATCTGCGGCACTGGATTCCTACAGGCTGGGTCTTTCTCAGCAGCTATGGTCTCGGGTATATCTACATCCATTCGGGCAGTCTGTGGGCACCGATCCTGTGCCATTTCCTTATAGATCTGTTCTCCGGTATGGTGATTCGTTACAGGAGGGTGTCATGA
- the ypeB gene encoding germination protein YpeB, producing MYKRLSAIMFPLTALLLIGALVWGYQENLEKNAILIKAENQYQRAFHDLSYHVERLHGELGNTLAVNTTSNGMHRKGLVNVWRITSEAQNEINQLPLTLLPFSETEEFLSKISNFSYKAAVRDFTKKPLTEGEMANLKTLYTNSAEISKDLQAVQDKVISKKLRWMDVESALATSAKAEDNTIIDGFKTVDKRVAAYPELDYGPSVASIYDKRSVKKLGGKPVTAEEIKAKALKFAELGGGAKVKIQENGKGTEWASYTAKVTSAEHKEPVSMDFTAEGGLLISYNDNREVGPAKVPMKQAVEKAGKFLEKKGYPGMTAVSADRYDNLGNLTFVSSQDGVLIYPEKLTVRVGLDNGEPTGFQASDYVHEHKEKRVLPKPQLSLAEARAMLNPDFKELYNRLAWIENEDAEEVLTYEFGGKINGSQFRIYLNAADGHEEAVEQIRTSSGAQDK from the coding sequence ATGTATAAAAGATTAAGTGCTATCATGTTCCCGCTGACCGCCCTCTTGCTGATTGGAGCGCTGGTCTGGGGCTATCAGGAGAATCTGGAGAAGAATGCGATTCTGATCAAAGCGGAGAACCAGTATCAGCGGGCGTTCCACGATCTGTCCTATCATGTGGAGCGGCTGCACGGAGAGCTGGGCAATACGCTGGCCGTGAACACCACCTCCAACGGTATGCACCGTAAGGGGCTGGTCAACGTATGGCGGATTACCAGCGAGGCGCAGAACGAGATCAACCAGCTGCCGCTTACGCTGCTGCCGTTCAGTGAAACGGAGGAATTCCTCTCGAAAATCTCTAACTTCTCCTATAAGGCCGCCGTACGCGACTTCACCAAAAAGCCGCTGACCGAAGGCGAGATGGCGAATCTGAAGACGCTGTATACGAATTCAGCCGAGATCTCGAAGGATTTGCAGGCGGTGCAGGATAAGGTTATCAGCAAGAAGCTGCGCTGGATGGATGTCGAGTCTGCATTAGCCACTTCGGCGAAGGCGGAGGACAACACTATCATTGACGGGTTCAAAACCGTTGATAAGCGCGTTGCAGCCTACCCGGAGCTGGACTATGGCCCCTCGGTTGCCAGCATCTATGATAAGCGGTCAGTGAAGAAGCTGGGCGGCAAGCCTGTTACAGCGGAGGAGATCAAAGCGAAGGCGCTGAAATTCGCCGAGCTTGGCGGCGGCGCCAAGGTGAAGATTCAGGAGAACGGGAAGGGGACCGAATGGGCTTCCTACACGGCTAAGGTAACTTCCGCAGAGCACAAGGAGCCGGTCAGCATGGACTTCACGGCTGAAGGGGGACTGCTGATCTCCTATAATGACAACCGCGAGGTGGGACCGGCCAAGGTGCCGATGAAGCAGGCGGTGGAGAAGGCGGGCAAGTTCCTGGAGAAAAAGGGGTATCCCGGGATGACTGCAGTCAGTGCGGACCGGTATGACAATCTGGGCAATCTGACCTTCGTCAGCAGCCAGGACGGCGTTCTGATCTACCCCGAGAAATTGACGGTGCGGGTCGGGCTGGACAACGGGGAGCCTACGGGCTTTCAGGCCAGCGACTATGTCCATGAGCATAAGGAGAAGCGCGTGCTGCCGAAGCCGCAGCTGTCCCTGGCTGAAGCCAGAGCGATGCTGAACCCCGATTTCAAGGAGCTGTACAACCGGCTGGCATGGATCGAGAATGAGGATGCCGAAGAGGTGCTGACCTATGAATTCGGCGGCAAAATCAACGGCTCCCAGTTCCGCATCTATCTGAACGCCGCAGACGGCCACGAAGAGGCGGTAGAGCAGATCCGCACCTCCTCAGGAGCGCAGGATAAATAA
- the prsW gene encoding glutamic-type intramembrane protease PrsW: MLLLSVITSAVAPGLALLTFFYLKDKYDQEPLHMVLKVFLLGMIIVFPIMIIQRGLVLGLDGGPYADSFLISAGVEEAMKWFVLYHMIYNHTEFDEPYDGILYAVAISLGFATIENVMYAWYSNASFGTMIVRALLPVSGHAMFGVIMGYHMGRAKFSGGVRTRKILLISLLLPWLWHGIYDFLLTNTARYWIWFIVPLMAILWYRGMGKVARANSRSPFRFLKREEEVNL, from the coding sequence GTGCTTTTGTTATCGGTCATTACGTCAGCAGTAGCACCGGGACTTGCGCTGCTGACTTTTTTCTATCTGAAAGACAAGTACGACCAGGAACCGCTTCATATGGTGCTGAAGGTGTTTCTGCTGGGCATGATTATCGTATTTCCGATTATGATTATCCAGAGAGGGCTTGTCCTTGGCCTGGACGGCGGCCCTTATGCAGATTCCTTTCTGATCTCCGCCGGTGTGGAAGAGGCTATGAAGTGGTTCGTGCTGTACCATATGATCTACAATCATACCGAATTTGACGAGCCTTATGATGGAATACTATATGCCGTGGCGATCTCGCTCGGCTTCGCAACAATAGAGAATGTAATGTATGCCTGGTACAGCAATGCTTCATTCGGCACAATGATCGTTAGGGCGCTTCTTCCGGTTTCCGGACATGCCATGTTCGGCGTCATTATGGGCTACCATATGGGCAGGGCCAAGTTCTCGGGCGGTGTCAGGACGCGGAAGATTCTGCTAATCTCCCTGCTGCTGCCTTGGCTGTGGCATGGAATCTATGATTTCCTGCTAACTAACACCGCGAGATATTGGATCTGGTTCATCGTGCCGCTGATGGCTATATTATGGTACAGGGGCATGGGCAAGGTGGCGCGGGCCAACAGCCGCTCCCCGTTTCGTTTTTTGAAGCGTGAGGAAGAGGTTAACCTGTAA
- a CDS encoding genetic competence negative regulator, translated as MRIERLSQDKIRIFLTFDDLSERGIQKEDMWQEVPKVHDLFTEMMDQAYSELGFDATGPLAVEVFALPAQGMVVIVTRGKYDHHQYGGAGEDELPEEIYEMEVTLEQSDSIVYAFRDFEVLVEAAHVLIGNITSQGQLYSYNDKWYLYFDPKEFEESALSGLVGVLAEFGDSSPVTEAVLAEYGKLVMAENAIQTLCTHFKRQE; from the coding sequence ATGAGAATAGAGCGATTAAGTCAAGATAAGATACGGATTTTCCTCACTTTTGACGACCTGAGCGAGCGGGGCATCCAGAAGGAAGATATGTGGCAGGAGGTTCCCAAGGTGCACGACCTCTTTACGGAGATGATGGACCAGGCGTACAGCGAGCTGGGTTTTGACGCCACAGGTCCGCTTGCCGTGGAAGTGTTCGCATTGCCCGCGCAAGGTATGGTCGTTATTGTGACCCGGGGGAAATATGATCACCATCAGTACGGTGGGGCCGGGGAAGATGAATTGCCTGAAGAGATTTACGAAATGGAAGTTACTCTTGAACAAAGCGACTCCATTGTGTATGCGTTCCGCGATTTTGAGGTGCTGGTTGAAGCGGCCCATGTACTCATCGGCAATATTACTTCCCAAGGACAGCTGTATTCTTATAACGATAAATGGTATCTCTACTTCGATCCGAAGGAATTTGAAGAGTCAGCCTTATCTGGACTTGTAGGCGTGCTTGCCGAATTTGGAGATTCCTCTCCGGTCACCGAGGCCGTGCTGGCCGAGTACGGGAAGCTGGTCATGGCAGAGAACGCTATCCAGACCCTGTGCACTCATTTCAAACGCCAGGAATAA